The genomic interval TTAATGGAATTAAAAAGGATGCAAATTATTTTATTGCCCTTGACAAACTTTTTCTTTTTTACTTACAATGTAATTATATGAAAATAAGCCAGATACTCTGGGATGAAGGCTCTATCTATCATATTGTAAAACATAATATTTCTCCCAGAGAGGTTGAGGAGGCGATTTTTGAAGGTAAGCCCCTTATATTAAAAAGCAAGGAGAAAAGATATATTGTATTATCCAGAATATTAGCTGGAAGATATTTGACTATTGTTTGTGCCTTTAAAATGAAAGGGAGGGTTAAGGTGATAACCGTAAGGGATATGGATGAAAAAGAAAG from bacterium carries:
- a CDS encoding BrnT family toxin; this translates as MKISQILWDEGSIYHIVKHNISPREVEEAIFEGKPLILKSKEKRYIVLSRILAGRYLTIVCAFKMKGRVKVITVRDMDEKERKYYQRGGK